In the Gossypium arboreum isolate Shixiya-1 chromosome 10, ASM2569848v2, whole genome shotgun sequence genome, one interval contains:
- the LOC108487942 gene encoding probable xyloglucan galactosyltransferase GT15, with the protein MWAGMQAGFSFKEEFMKHWLPFSIARGILKFVNKPFLFFFHLFIPLTAMKFHALMREFCVGKPIISKWRNQCRRTNYSTYLWFLLIFSIVVLILLHHLFFSMDAPTSSHHHSKKKIRSLVGESSSQDSCLGRYIYIHDLPKRFNQDLLTNCQILTRPTDKTSMCVYVQNSGIGPQIQNSDTSDIWNSNWFSTNQFILEVIFHNRMKKYKCLTNDSIVASAIFVPYYAGLDLRHYLWGFNASMRVSSGFDLINWLKQRPQWKSMSGKDHFLVSGRIARDFRRKSDRKSEWGSNFRFLPDCKNMSMLTIESGPWENEIAVPYPTSFHPSTGDQVLQWQNLMRTQNRSYSFSFAGGSRNRQKKSTRNEIIRHCQASKLCKLLDCNSVGHKCDDPLNLMNLFGRSIFCLQPPGDSLTRKSTFDSILAGCIPVFFHPGSAYTQYLWHLPNNYTKYSVYISAKGLRSGKARIDETLLQVSNDDELSMREEVIRLIPRIIYADGRSRLESTEDDAFDLAIKGVLKRIETLRGCGI; encoded by the coding sequence ATGTGGGCAGGAATGCAGGCCGGATTTTCGTTCAAAGAAGAATTTATGAAACATTGGCTGCCGTTTTCAATAGCTCGAGGCATCCTCAAGTTTGTAAACAAgccatttctttttttctttcatctCTTCATCCCCTTGACTGCAATGAAATTCCATGCACTGATGAGAGAGTTTTGTGTTGGAAAACCCATCATAAGCAAATGGAGAAACCAGTGCAGAAGAACAAATTACAGCACATATTTGTGGTTTCTTCTTATATTTTCCATTGTTGTATTAATCCTTCTTCATCACCTGTTCTTTTCAATGGATGCTCCAACTTCATCACACCACCACTCCAAGAAGAAGATTCGTAGTTTAGTTGGTGAAAGTTCAAGTCAAGATTCATGCTTGGGTCGATATATTTATATCCATGATCTTCCCAAGCGATTCAATCAAGATTTGCTCACCAACTGTCAGATTCTTACAAGGCCCACTGATAAAACCAGTATGTGTGTATATGTACAAAATTCTGGTATTGGTCCTCAGATTCAAAACTCTGACACTTCGGATATATGGAACAGCAATTGGTTTTCGACGAATCAATTCATATTAGAAGTTATTTTCCATAATAGGATGAAGAAATACAAGTGTTTAACTAATGATTCAATCGTTGCTTCTGCCATTTTCGTCCCGTATTATGCTGGTTTGGATCTTCGTCACTATCTATGGGGATTCAATGCTTCCATGAGAGTTTCCTCGGgttttgatttgattaattggCTTAAACAAAGACCCCAATGGAAATCCATGTCGGGTAAAGATCATTTCTTGGTTTCCGGTAGGATTGCTCGTGATTTCAGGAGAAAATCCGACAGAAAATCTGAATGGGGAAGCAACTTCAGATTCTTACCAGACTGTAAGAACATGTCGATGTTAACAATCGAATCAGGTCCATGGGAAAACGAAATAGCTGTTCCATACCCGACTAGCTTCCATCCTTCAACAGGTGATCAAGTTCTTCAATGGCAGAATCTAATGAGAACCCAAAACAGGTCATACTCATTCTCTTTCGCAGGTGGCTCAAGAAACCGACAAAAGAAATCAACAAGGAATGAGATCATCCGCCATTGCCAAGCTTCAAAGCTCTGCAAATTACTCGACTGTAACTCAGTGGGACATAAATGTGATGATCCGTTGAACTTGATGAACTTATTTGGAAGGTCAATCTTCTGCTTACAACCACCAGGGGATTCATTAACGAGAAAATCTACATTTGATTCCATTTTAGCTGGTTGTATCCCGGTGTTCTTCCATCCAGGGAGTGCTTACACACAATATTTATGGCATTTACCAAATAATTACACCAAGTATTCTGTATATATATCGGCAAAAGGTTTGAGATCGGGAAAAGCCAGAATTGACGAGACATTGCTTCAAGTTTCCAACGACGATGAATTGTCAATGAGAGAAGAGGTGATAAGATTGATTCCCAGGATTATATATGCCGATGGACGATCTAGATTGGAGAGTACTGAAGATGATGCATTTGATTTGGCAATCAAGGGAGTTTTGAAAAGAATAGAGACATTAAGGGGATGTGGCATTTGA